The Bombyx mori chromosome 20, ASM3026992v2 genomic sequence GCTTCGttggcgctaggcgcttcgtgagtcgctacgtgcgtacgtgcgctcaAATTGGGTTTGGGGGCGGGGCATGACTGCGCGGCTCGAAATGACGCGGCGAGGGACGCGGGCGGGGCGGGACTCGCGCGGGCGGCCCTGTAGGCCGCGAATTCGGCCGTGAGGTTGGATAACACCGGGTACTTTTCGGCAAGTAACCCGAGAAACCCTAAAAGTTCTTCTTCCATCTTACgtttttgcccggggggggcgtccccgggacttaaggcacactcgccgaaaggcgagtcccctgagtaggagttcaccccctgagctttaccagctccaaggggggggagtgcctttgccgtgaaaacggcagtcggctaggattggggtggagtttgggaaggtggggccccactgggttgtgagaatgccacaacaagcggtgatctcagcggggggttagtctcgaaagagactgttttgctcgccgaataaataaataaatttaataaatgatatgAGTGGGTGATAATGTGAAGTCGTTACGAATGCACAATCGACAAGTTCGAGTTGCCTTTACGACccaaggtcgcgacgccagcgatAGTGCGTCAAGAATTCGCAACAATGCCGCGATCGATGCGACAACGACAATGCAGCGAAACTCAAGACACAAgatcgcgacggcagcgacagtTTCTCGTAAAAACACGTCCGGACTGTAAGGTGATGCAATCGGAACTGGGAATGTGCAATCGGAACTGGATGTGGTGAAGTATTTATtcgtcggagacggtcattagcttggtagctaaacgaaactcAGCACGATttccgagagatggcagcacgattgcggtatcgtcggaactcggctagcttcgtgctacgacagaacCTAGCCGATGGAAGCGCATGGACGCcgtcacacttaccaaccagccgtCTTGAAGAGCGTCGCccccgtcctaagaactgtcattcgttttcgtttgctaacgtcaagagaagatttctaaattattctaagacaacaaacgtgattggtgtactgaATAtctctcttagctcgatcaccctattcgtcactatgatgtctgacgatggtgttaataattgtggcttctccgacatatttATTGTTGTTACACAGTTACTGGCAGCGGAATAGCAGTGAAACCGAATTGAAAgtggaatttataaaatataacagaTTTATATccataactagcgacccgccctcgcttcgcttcggaaacattaaaacacacatgaaaccaaaaaaaaaaaattaaaaaaaaatttaaaaaagtagcctatgttcatcaggggcAATGTCGGCTtgtaatggaaaaagaatttttgaaatcggtccagtagtttcggatcctattcgaaacaaacaaacaaacaaacaaatctttcctctttataatattagtatagattgccaTCCCACCTCCTCCTCCTAATTAGAGCGTGCCAAGTCCGGCCCTGCGCGCAGTCGCAGAATATTGCTGCTCCATTGTTTTGTCAAACTCCATTCCACTCTCAAtaatgttttcaaatatattgatttatgaaataatttGAAAGATAGCTATTTGAAAACTATTCAGTAAATTGAACGAATTGTCGCATCATCGCCATTAACATTGTCAATACCACCAGACAATAAGGAGACACATTTTGTTGATACGTAGGTAGGTGAACTTGACGTCCATGTGGTCACCACAGATGGTCATGTTTCATGGACGTTGGCGGGGGCATAACCAAGCCTCTGTCTATCGCTATCCCTGTCTATCTCTAAATATTGTGTCTGAAATTGTGCCCCATGCAGAACGGTTTTACTAACCAGCTCACTATTACATCTGCTGCTTCTAGCTACGGCCATTTAATATACTGGtctaaaatatatatcttaattaAGCTAAAAAGTATTATTCAACGAGCTCTTCCCACGATTTCTACTTGAGGAACCAGCAACAGTGTCGTTAAGGTCACGACAAGTGTCAAACAATTCCTTACCTTAATTTAAGGATGTGACAGATAATACATGAATAATGGTAAGTAAATATGACATAGAACTTCACTTGGGCACCTCCAAGATAATTGCACATTATCTACCAGGTACCAAGGTACCTACACAACAGACCGGATCTGTGGCGGGCCTTACACTAGCCCAACTAAGCGGACGGCGCGATCAGCTCGGGTACATGAATACAGGACCTCAAGAACGAAACGCAAAGATCTGGCATCGCTGAACACAGAGTCCGGACCTCATTACTGAATTGAGTTTAACCAGCCACAGATGTCTGTCCCCTGGGCGCCACTATATGCCTAGCCtgttcaaacaaacaattgaaatagccaaaaataaaaactacaattATTCTGGGCCTAATAAGCGAGTTGCGtccattattatgtttattaagaattaatgaaatacctacttaataatttaatgtggTCTCAAACTGCTCTAACAAAACTGTCGATACTGTAGGTGTGTTATTTCGGGACGAGTCATCGAGTTGCAATAGTAACCACCAAGAGcaacctagtttttttttattggttagatgtttggccgagctcacagcccacctggtgttaagtggttactggagcccatggtaaatgcgccacccaccttgagatatagttctaagatctcagtgccacccaccttgagatatagttctaaggtctcagtatactcacaacggctgccccacccttcaaaccgaaacgcattactgcttcaggcagaaataagcagggcggtggtacctacccatgcggactcacaagaggtcctaccaccagtaaaaatgccgGGTAGACAGGTTTGTTTGTGTCAAAAATCCTACCAGAAGTCTTCAGTCTGGCCGTGATCATAGCGCTTGCAATACGCCCAAATATCGAGGACTGATCAAACCCAAACATCATGGTAAGAATCCCTTAAATAAAAATCTCTATAGCGATATTATTTGAACATATTTCAGTTCATTGATCTCATTCAAGCACAAATTGTGTTACACCACCCCCCGAAACAACATCAACACACGAATATATAAAATGGATATTAATTTAAGTTACAAAGCGTGTTTGTTTGCTTAATTCATTGTTTTGCCTGTTGTAACGAGAATAGATGTGGCAATGTTTtatcaaataatatatatagttttattatgttaatatatagttttataaaatagGTATGATGAGCCTTCGTacctggtgttttttttttttttttttttattattattgaaggattactgttggcccggaggcctttccagtttcaccaggacaggtgggcgagcaaaggctcagccaggaggggtgggatttgctaacagctacccgagcgcctccgaaggagacctaacagctcaagagcagctgcttcgcgaatgaatctactaccggatcggaatcgcgacccgctgagaagatccggcgagaaactcagcgagctggttcatgggttaggttgcacggcgaactctttgtcgagttcgacgagtacggttaccggggtccctaagcctgctcctagtgttagagctgaaggcgtctaatgcaaaggttattggatctgatagatccgtaaggacgtgagtACCTGGTGTATAATCGGTTGCTAAAGCTTATGGACATCTCAACGTGAGTGTTATCACGTGCCGAAAATGTCAGTTTGTATTCCGTATAACTATTCcgtaattttataacaaatagattGGTTGTGGCGCCATCTGTCGTGGGAACACCGAAATCTTCCGCCAACGATAAGTAACAATAACTTCGACACACAATGATACGTTTTTTATAAACAAGAGAAATACTGGCTAACATGACGAGTTCGCCTGATTTAAATGATTAAGATCAAAGATGGCGAACGAAGTCATTTTCAACAAGACCACCGGCGATATTACGATGACATAtccgacgtttttttttttttttttcctacctaagctgatagccctagtggctatttcagcgtaaccctaactttagtaggtgagctcacggggctcaaacctgatgacgttgctaacacgaaccctagcaagagccgtgcttcgcagaatctaccaccggatcggaaacgcgacccactgagaagatccggcgagaaactcagtgggctgtgtctgagagttaatttactcgtcgagcccttcgtcgcaagcgacgggttcgacgagaacggtgaccggtgcttgaagtacctaaaagcaccgttagtggatcgggaggatccgagatgacgtgttttgggcgacgtcgactgctttccattctgaccgcaggatcgggaatgtagttaccggcggccacgatgagagggttctcgtgtcgtgccgctttatcgaagtggcgcatcgacgccgactgtagatacttactgatggactctaagtccaggtcgtcatggaggtcgacgttcctgacgaaccacggggccccgacggctatcctgcaaaaacgggattgaataatttggaatgattttaagtgagtgcgggccgcgtgagcgaacactacacttgcataggtcatgacggggcgtatgcaagttttgtagagtgtcaccttatttctaagggatattttacttcgcctacatatcggGTAGATATCCGACTTTGAAAAcacataaacaaatatttaaatataacaaaatccAAACGAAGCCAAGAGCAGAAATCAGTGAACAACGTTCGATTGGATTTTTGAGGCCCTTTCAAGGGACGAGAGGTAAGTAAGTAAAATCACTTTGCATACCTTCGATAGGGGAGGAATGAACGTACGGATGGAACACGAGAAGAACGATATATTTATGTGGATGAAATTGCGACTCACATCTAGCAATTCGCGCATTATATGTTTGTTGCATGGACGGGAGACCGAACCCACTGCCCACATCAaggaatttattatttatcggaACCCATGGGCGTCGCAATGTGGATGCCGCATCAGACAAGGGATATAGATCTATTGTTATGTGGTGGTTGTGTCACCCTTAGACCTGGTTCGAATGACTGATTGGCTGCAGAAACAAGCACGCGCCGTCCCTTTCTGGGTGGACTCACAAGGCGCCCTACCACCGTTAATCAcgtaatggtggtaggacgtcttgtgagtccgcacgagtaggtaccaccaccctgcttatatctgccgtgaagcagtagtgcgcttcggtttgaagggcggggcagccgttgtactgttaaaagtgagaccttagaactcatatctcaaggtgcgtggcgtggcatttacgttgtagatgttcatgggctccggtaaccacttaacaccaagtgggctgtgaattcgtacaactatctaagcaataaaaaaaacgccatGTTTTATACACCGTGTTATTCTTTGTCTCATGGTGGAAGTCATTTAAAATCGCGTGGAATTCAATACCTGTCCAGTGAAGTCCATACGAGTATACCGAAAGTTTTGCACATAGGGCTTGAGTAGTTACAACAACATACAGTAGTTCGAATTGAATTAGCAACTACCGTCTACAGCCAGAGAAGTAACAACAACAAATTGTCGTATCAACATGTCATTACGAGATGACTACGTCAGTAAAAGACCTTGCGGGACTGCCGCACTTATCTGTTTACCTGCACCAGTAGACGCTGAGCTGTGTCCCTATGTCATCgtacgcttttttttcctacctacgctgatagccttgagaggttatatctgcttctccttaacgtgtaggtgagctcacgggacttaaCCCGGGAGTGTTGCttgcactggccctagcaagagcagtgcttcgcagaatctaccaccgaatcggaaacgcgacccattgagaagatccggcgagaaactcagtgggctgtgtctatgggttaattcgctcgtcgagctcttcgtcgcaagtgacggtttcgacgaggacggtgaccggtgctggcggtacctaaaagcgccgttaatggatcgggaggatccgaaataacgtgtttagggtgacgtcgactgtttaccattcggtctacaggatcgtgTCAGTTGTGCGCGTTATAAGGGGCGCGCTATACAGTGCGCGCTATACGGGGCGCGCTATACGAGACACTATAAGGGGCACACTATACGGGCGTGCACGCGTGCTATACGCGCGTTACCGAGGTGCAAACTTCAAAGTGTCTCAGCTTAATTACAAACGGTTTGTCGCTGGCTCGTGTCGGCACGCGAGTATTAAATTACAGAAATTTCACGCATTATCTTTATGGCGATTACTGATATATGAAGGTCACCGAACCTCTGGCTTTTAACTACAATCAGACTTTCGAAGCGGTGCAGTGGTCTAGCTGGAGCTCGGCTGCAAAAATTAAACTGGAAAAGTATGTTCACGAAAagtatgtactggtggtaggacctcttgtgagtccgcacgggtaggtaccaccaccctgcctatttctgccgtgaagcagtaatgcgtttcggtttgaagggtggagcagccgttgtaactatactgagaccttagaacttatctcaaggtgggtggcgcatttacgttatagatgtctatgggcttcagtaaccacttaacaccaggtgggctgcgagctcgtccactcatctaagcaataaaaaaaaaggtccagtTACTTAAGTTTTTGGGCTGGGCGAACTAGCAGTCCACTAAATATACATATTCGGCACATAGACATCACGACGTGCATGACGCGTCCGATCCGAACATAAGACTTTTGCACGCCATAAAGGGGCAAGATGGCGGTGCCTGCCGACCCTACCCTAACGCATCGCGAGACAGGACATATTACGCCATAAGGAATTACGTAAATTTTGCAAATTTttcaagtttaattttaatccCACCCTGCCTGTCTGCGTGTATCCAACACCGACACACTCGCATCCCTGGACAAGAGCGTCCCAGGGGGCTCATCCTGCAGGATGCTACTACTGCACTCAAATATTGTCTAATAAAAATACAGCCGTTAAACGTACACTATTTGCATACTTACTGAATAGTGTGACCATAATatgttcgttttattttataaattcattattttaaattataagttcataATTTCAtgaagtttttaaataaaaaaaactatactttcCAATATTTCATGACAAACACCTTTGACGtgtgtaattttaaataataattgaatctcAACGATTCAATGTTAATTactcatttatttaaaactagaggtcccgcagtagtcgagattcgactataattaattggaaatgtaagtttgtacactattatgattgtattttatacttctataatcacaaatttcgccaagaccacactataaaaaatattaacaaagacaaacaatatttaatctcaatttgacaacagacgtcaagaacaaaagtttgacaataaatagtatgcatgcgtgtgtgcctcaaatacatggtatgtagtgtgtgtaatgttttctttattgatttaatgtatctgttatgcattatttaaaaaaaaaattagcattgtgcacttcttctctatattctctataagtgtggaaaatttcataattctccgtccgcgcaattttcgtaaaaagggatacaaagtttttgcttcacgtattaatatatagattccagTTGAGAGCGGTGGCTCCCGTGAGCTCTTAGAGGTAAACTTGAAAACTGAGTTAGAATATACTCTACATAACTGATACAAGAAAACTAatcgtgtgttttttttaatgattgagcGATTACTGGCGGCCCGTAGGACTTTTCattttcaccagaacaggtgtgcgagcaagggctcagccaggaggggtgggatttgctaacagccacccggatgcctccaaaggagacctaacaacttaaaaataactgcttcgcgaatgaatctactaccggattggaatcgcgacccgctgagaagatccggcgagaaactcagcgagctgatgtttaggttaggtacTCGTGTGGTATCCAGCTGTGGCACGCAACAAAAATGTTCTTTGTACAAGTCTACACGCGTATGGCCCTCCCGCTGGCGAGTCGGGACGACAGCCACTCAGGACTTTTCTAATCTTATTGATGCTATTATTATTTACCGTAGAGGAGTGAACGAGCAGACCGGAGCCGTCGAACACCCGAGACATGATATTAAAGTGTTAATTatatagtacaatggctgccccacccttcaaacgggaaCACAAGAtggcttcgtggcagaaataggcagcgtggttgTACTTACTTGCCAGAAGACGTCTTACCAGGAGGACCGGTAAGTGCCGGTTGACGACCACAGCATGCTGCATAATATTTTtccttttcttattttttttagaacGTTATATTGTATATCATTACTCACCAAAATGATGCTCTATACtaaggtataattttttttattacccttgtaggcagacgagcatacggcccacctgatggtgagtggttaccgtcgcccatggacttcagcaatgccagggaccaagccgctgcctaccgctttccCTTGTCCATAGAACGGATAGGAAGCATGCGCACTTTCGCATATGTTAAAGGCAGGTAGCGCGCAGCTGCGATGCTGCATCCTCTTCTATCGCATGGAACAGTATGAGCAACGCTTCCCTGTCACGCATTTGTCTGCTCCCATCGATATATCGATGTCTgctccaatttttttaatttctaagtCTGGCTACCGTTATCAGTGAACACATTTTCTCAAGCAACCCTACACTGCCCTTAATCGCAATAAAATTACCTACCTATTCGTCGTGGTAAGCAGATAAGCAGAGCAGAATAGGGACCTGAAAAAGGTAAGCTACCGATCAGCTGCTTAGAGCAAatgttgtataatatatatactttcGATTAGACTGAGTCTAATCAACGAACACAGTcaatatgaaaaatttttttttttggaattgtATTTAATCATGTTCCCAAACATattgtacctattttttttaaatataaaatttacctgATTATCAAATGGGTGAAGGTCGTTTTTGCGATGtgcatttatttgttttaatgtatgTACGTACACTTACATAGCGCTACGTAGAATCTGTTTTATATTGAATTTGCACGTATTTAGCGTCGTGACTAGTAATTTCCTTGTATCACCtatccatatatatatatataactgatttgctgttcgttagtctcgctaaaactcgagaacggctggatcgattcggctaattttggtcttgaattatttgtggaagtccagagaaggtttaaaaggtttataaagtaaatatgaaaatgctcggaattaaataaaaataacaattttgtttttcctttgatgtgtcgtcccctgtcggacggaattattttgtttgttttaagtttattttatacaaaagtttaggccttttatttatcgattgaggcactacgaagtctgttgggtcagctagtatttaataaagataTTCATTATTCCTAGTTTTCAACAAGCTCTAAGAACAATTAGTTGATGCTCCGTTGTGCAGAGCAGAATATAACGTATATTATAATCGGAATCCTATAGCAGCTCAGACTTATAGTAGTGACGTAACGAGTATACGAGTGGTGTGGGCCGCCACGGGAGCCCCTCCTGCCTGGTAGCAGCCCGCGTAGCAGTCACGCGTTTGGTTAGAGGACAGCCGTCAAACAAACAATTAAGTCTTTAATTGTACGTCTCGGGGTGGTTGGTAAATTTCATGTGGCATTTCATATTTGCAATCCgatgaatacatattattatgtacatgacAACGGTTTTAAATATATCCTTTAAATGACGTCAAGTGATTCACAAATCGGTACCAAAATAACTAGTTTAAAAATACAAGGTGGCCTTTTGTTATTTCCAATTAAAAgagatatgtaaataaaaattaaaagaacaaaTCAGCAGTCTCAAAACTGAACAACAAAGCGACCGACCTTGAGGAAGTTTTCTGCGCCACTACTTTACGTCTGTTCACAAAAAACGACACTTAGAGCAGTGTGCTTCGGTCGCAGCACTTggtattaatatagattaattACATGTACAACTGTGGACTCAGTTGTTGACATGGCGGCGGGGAGAGCTCACACGCTAAACGTGCTACTCTGGTCCGCGCTCGGAATTATAATCGCGATAAGACTTCCGCTACTGCCGATACGAAATGAGACCAAGCGGCAGTTGGGCTATCCGCCGGACTCCCTGCTGAACGTGACGGAACTAGCGACCCGACACGGGTATCAGTGCGAGGAGCATAACGTAGTCACGGAGGACGGATTCGTGCTGACCGTTTTCCGCGTGTCGAGCGGCCAACGGTGCTCGCGTACACAGATCCCAGTGCTGCTCGTGCACGGTCTGCTGCAGAGCGCTGACTCGTGGCTGGACGCGGGGCCCGGCTCCGGCCTCGCCTACTTGCTGGCAGACGCTTGCCACGACGTGTGGCTCTCCAACACTCGCGGCAACTATTACTCGCGGCGCCACCTCACTCTCGATCCCGACTCAGACGCCGCCTACTGGAACTTCTCAGCCGACGAAATCGGGTACTTTGACTTGCCAGCCATCCTTGATTATGTCCTCAACCGGTCCCGAGCCGACATCCTCAACTACGTGGGCTTCTCGCAGGGCGCGGGAACCTTCTTCATCATGTGTTCCGAGAGACCGAACTATTGTGAAAAGATCAAACTCATGATAGCTTTGGCTCCGGCGACGAGACAGACGAATACGAAATCAACGATGTATCGAAGGCTGACTCAAGCAGTGCAGGGTTGGGAGACGCTGTTGACGACGGCAGGTCTACATGAAATTTTTTCCAAGGGTGCTTTAAGCCAAGAGTTTGTGGCCTTCTTTTGTCACTTCACTAAGTTCACGGAGGGACTTTGCGATGCCGGCCTAAACAAGTTTAACTCTGTCGTTGCTCACCCTGGATCGATGTCAAACGAAACGACAAGAGTGCTCTTTGGACATTTCCCGGCTGGAACATCGCTGCACAACATGGCAAAGTACGGACAGGCAATGACAAATGACAAATTTGTGAAGTTCAACTACGGACATCAGAAGAATTTAGAACTGTACGGAACCTCGGAGCCGCCAGAGTATAACATATCGGCTGTATCACCCCCAGTCGTGGTAATTTACGGGGAGAATGACGGATTAGTGGACACCAAGGATGTTGAATGGGCGATGGAAAGACTCCCAAACGTTCTAGAAGCAGTCCTAATCAAGGACCCGGCTTGGAACCACATGAGTGTTACCTACAGTAGTCGTGTGGAGGAGATAATTTTCCCTAAGATCAATGAGTACCTACAAATATACAGCAGTACGTGACCACTTGTTAAATATAACAAATTGTTTTGGAGGTTCAATCATTGTGTGTTGGTTTATTTGTTaatctttaatttatttggGTAGCCGGCTTCGTAATTGTTCTTTATAAGCCAGAATCACAATAATTACTACGTACTCATAATTAGGATCCGTCTACTGTTTGAGCTTTGTCGAGCAGTTACAGTCATGTTATTTGCTTTTGTTTAAGAGAGTAGAGTGTCCCACTAAATCTGACGCGGTCGTGACCTAAAGTATGATATGATCATGATCATCAGACCGAAATGGAAACCTGGATGTTATAAAGAAGTGACGTAcggcaaaataaaaacaaatgcacACAATGCATCGATCCGAGATATTAATGTCGATGGGTACACAGCGAGATGATGGCGACGCGGGCTGATGTCATTCTACGTAGTTTTGTTGCAAAtctttttgtatttgatttGAAGATTCTTTTATAGAGAAGCTTTTATATTATAACTGATACCTAAGTCCTTGTTTCAAGGTCAACAAAGGCATCCTCGTTGTGAAGTCGATATACTCCAAGGATCACTTAACACGAACTGTCATGCAGCTTCTCTCAGCAGGGTGGTGGGGCAATATCGGAAATCACACTTTAATAAAACGCAGCTCTTTCATGCATCATTCTCGACGACAAATCAAATCGGAATTATCATCATGAAGTCCTTCAATGAAATTCTTAATTgccctcttcttcttcttaatttGTGTCATTTCTAGCCCAggcaataaatagtatttttttttatttatatcttcaATTTGATTAAAATACGTTGTCAATTTTCAAGAATCGACTGCATTCCGGTTTTAGGGTTCATTGACATTGGATAATGGCAGcctaaaatgtaattttgaaatgatattaattcgAGATTTGACCCAGTATAATATtagttgattttaaaataagctCTTATGTTTTTCCTACATAAgttgatggccttgagaggctatttcaacgtaatcctaacgagctcacggggctcaaacctgacgacgttgctaacactaaccctagtaaga encodes the following:
- the LOC101738665 gene encoding lipase 1, translated to MAAGRAHTLNVLLWSALGIIIAIRLPLLPIRNETKRQLGYPPDSLLNVTELATRHGYQCEEHNVVTEDGFVLTVFRVSSGQRCSRTQIPVLLVHGLLQSADSWLDAGPGSGLAYLLADACHDVWLSNTRGNYYSRRHLTLDPDSDAAYWNFSADEIGYFDLPAILDYVLNRSRADILNYVGFSQGAGTFFIMCSERPNYCEKIKLMIALAPATRQTNTKSTMYRRLTQAVQGWETLLTTAGLHEIFSKGALSQEFVAFFCHFTKFTEGLCDAGLNKFNSVVAHPGSMSNETTRVLFGHFPAGTSLHNMAKYGQAMTNDKFVKFNYGHQKNLELYGTSEPPEYNISAVSPPVVVIYGENDGLVDTKDVEWAMERLPNVLEAVLIKDPAWNHMSVTYSSRVEEIIFPKINEYLQIYSST